The following proteins are encoded in a genomic region of Haloarcula marina:
- the ureC gene encoding urease subunit alpha translates to MTREIDRDAYADLYGPTTGDKVRLGDTELFAEVEDDLRTHGDEAVFGGGKTLRDGLGQAPGVTQEEGAMDWVLTNATIIDPVLGIIAADIGIRNGEIAGIGKAGNPDTMDGVDMVVGPSTDVYPCEGKIATAGALDIHVHWNSAQLHEHALSSGVTTMLGGGYGGGATTCTTGPENVKRHLQAAEEWPVNVGFYAKGNASKPEPLREQIEAGACTLKLHEDWGSMPDAIDTALDVAEEEDVQVCMHTDTLNEAGFVENTFDAVDGRTMHLFHIEGAGGGHAPDIMEMVGQPNMLPSSTNPSMPYTDNTFDEHLDMVMVCHHLNPDVPEDVAFAESRVRAETIAAEDVLHDMGAISMMTTDSQAMGRMAELVPRTWQTASKMKSQRGPLPEDEGTGADNFRIKRYVAKYTVNPAISAGIEPYVGTLEPGKMADVVLWDPAFFGVKPAMTFKGGFPVHSEMGEANGSLMTCEPIVQRERAGAVGKAKHALSLSFVSPAAAERGVGEEYGLDTPVVPVEGTRTPGKDDMVHNDYCPDDIEVDPETFEVTVDGEHVTCEPSSEIPLAQRYLL, encoded by the coding sequence ATGACCCGCGAGATAGACCGCGACGCCTACGCGGATCTCTACGGCCCGACGACGGGCGATAAGGTCCGACTCGGTGACACGGAACTGTTCGCCGAAGTCGAGGACGACCTGCGGACACACGGCGACGAGGCCGTCTTCGGCGGCGGAAAGACCCTGCGGGATGGCCTCGGACAGGCCCCCGGTGTCACGCAGGAGGAGGGCGCGATGGACTGGGTCCTGACGAACGCGACAATCATCGACCCGGTCCTCGGGATTATCGCCGCCGACATCGGCATTCGCAACGGCGAAATCGCCGGTATCGGGAAGGCGGGCAACCCGGACACGATGGACGGCGTCGACATGGTCGTCGGCCCGTCGACGGACGTGTATCCCTGCGAGGGGAAGATTGCGACGGCGGGTGCGCTGGACATCCACGTCCACTGGAACTCGGCGCAACTGCACGAACACGCCCTCTCGTCGGGCGTGACGACGATGCTCGGCGGCGGGTACGGCGGCGGTGCGACCACCTGTACCACCGGCCCAGAGAACGTCAAGCGCCACCTCCAAGCCGCCGAGGAGTGGCCGGTCAACGTCGGGTTCTACGCGAAGGGGAACGCCTCGAAACCCGAACCCCTGCGCGAGCAAATCGAGGCCGGGGCCTGTACCCTCAAGCTACACGAGGACTGGGGGTCGATGCCCGACGCCATCGACACCGCCCTCGACGTGGCCGAGGAGGAGGACGTGCAGGTCTGCATGCACACGGACACGCTCAACGAGGCGGGGTTCGTCGAGAACACCTTCGACGCCGTCGACGGCCGGACGATGCACCTGTTCCACATCGAGGGGGCTGGCGGGGGCCACGCGCCGGACATCATGGAGATGGTCGGCCAACCGAACATGCTCCCCTCGTCGACGAACCCCTCGATGCCGTACACGGACAACACGTTCGACGAGCATCTGGACATGGTGATGGTGTGTCATCACCTGAACCCGGACGTGCCCGAGGACGTGGCCTTCGCCGAGTCCCGCGTGCGCGCCGAGACCATCGCCGCCGAGGACGTGCTCCACGACATGGGCGCTATCTCGATGATGACCACCGACTCACAGGCGATGGGGCGGATGGCCGAACTCGTCCCGCGGACGTGGCAGACGGCCTCGAAGATGAAGTCCCAGCGCGGCCCCCTCCCCGAGGACGAGGGGACCGGCGCTGACAACTTCCGCATCAAACGGTACGTCGCGAAGTACACCGTCAACCCCGCCATCTCGGCGGGCATCGAACCGTACGTCGGGACGCTCGAACCGGGCAAGATGGCCGACGTGGTGCTGTGGGACCCCGCCTTCTTCGGCGTCAAGCCCGCGATGACGTTCAAGGGCGGGTTCCCGGTCCACTCGGAGATGGGCGAGGCCAACGGGTCGCTGATGACCTGCGAACCAATCGTCCAGCGCGAACGCGCCGGGGCCGTCGGCAAGGCCAAGCACGCGCTCTCGCTCTCGTTCGTCTCGCCCGCCGCCGCCGAACGCGGCGTCGGCGAGGAGTACGGCTTGGACACCCCCGTCGTCCCCGTCGAGGGGACCCGGACGCCCGGCAAGGACGACATGGTGCACAACGACTACTGTCCCGACGACATCGAAGTCGACCCCGAGACGTTCGAAGTCACGGTCGACGGCGAACACGTCACCTGCGAACCGTCCTCCGAGATACCCCTCGCACAACGCTACCTGCTATGA
- a CDS encoding urease subunit gamma codes for MKLTAKEQERLTVFTAAEVARRRKERGVPLNHPEAVAYISDWCIERGRDGQSVAEIRAGASKLLGRDDVMDGVPEMIDMIQVEPVFPDGTKLVTVHDPIRSDSVGTADQEADDA; via the coding sequence ATGAAACTCACCGCCAAAGAACAGGAACGACTCACGGTCTTTACCGCCGCAGAGGTCGCGCGACGCCGCAAGGAACGGGGCGTCCCGCTGAACCACCCCGAAGCCGTCGCCTACATCAGCGACTGGTGCATCGAACGCGGCCGCGACGGCCAGTCGGTCGCCGAGATTCGCGCCGGGGCGTCGAAACTGCTGGGCCGCGACGACGTGATGGACGGCGTCCCGGAGATGATAGACATGATTCAGGTCGAACCGGTGTTCCCCGACGGGACGAAACTCGTCACCGTCCACGACCCGATTCGCTCCGACAGCGTGGGCACGGCCGACCAAGAGGCAGACGACGCATGA
- the ureG gene encoding urease accessory protein UreG: protein MSLTHRDVATVGIGGPVGSGKTTLLTELVPRLRDEGLDVGVIANDILTQEDADRLRERFAGVVPEDLVAGVETGACPHTGIREDPSMNLQQIDAFLADHPDLDLVLVESGGDNLAATFNPELADYSLYVISVAEGDDIPRKRGPGVVDCDLLVMNKTDLAPYVGADLDVMERDAAEVRDGPFVFTDCKAKEGIDEVLEHVREGVLFA, encoded by the coding sequence ATGAGTCTCACACACCGGGACGTGGCGACGGTCGGTATCGGCGGTCCGGTCGGGTCCGGCAAGACCACGCTCCTGACCGAACTGGTCCCGCGCCTCCGCGACGAGGGGTTAGACGTGGGCGTCATCGCCAACGACATCCTCACCCAGGAGGACGCCGACCGACTCCGCGAACGCTTCGCGGGCGTCGTCCCCGAGGACCTCGTGGCGGGCGTCGAGACGGGCGCGTGCCCGCACACCGGCATCCGCGAGGACCCGTCGATGAACCTCCAGCAGATAGACGCCTTCCTCGCCGACCACCCGGACCTCGACCTCGTGTTGGTCGAGAGCGGGGGCGACAACCTCGCGGCGACGTTCAACCCCGAACTCGCCGACTACTCGCTGTACGTCATCTCCGTCGCCGAGGGTGACGACATCCCGCGCAAACGTGGCCCCGGCGTCGTCGACTGCGACTTGCTGGTGATGAACAAGACGGACCTCGCGCCCTACGTCGGCGCGGATTTGGACGTGATGGAACGGGACGCCGCCGAGGTCCGCGACGGCCCGTTCGTCTTCACGGACTGCAAAGCGAAGGAGGGTATCGACGAGGTGCTGGAGCACGTCCGCGAAGGGGTGCTGTTCGCCTGA
- a CDS encoding urease accessory protein UreD — translation MATEVPDTTRSSDDEATDAPHPAFEGYAAESPPQAAVGAPGKDGVLELRFAPTRGGTKLVHDYATVPFHVSGTLGHDPHPDAETVFLQSPTGGIAQGDRHDVTIAVEGDGVAHVSTQSSTKVQSMNANYAAADATLSVGAGGHLDYVPEPTILHADSRYYQDLTLELADDATAALGDIVVPGRLARGERFEFERYLSRVRVHGPDGLLFEDATHLTPAESDPTAPGVLGEFTVYGTLFVVAPDADTAALSDALHEVATEADAEGRAAATELPNESGVVVRALADRAETAQSALHAAWDHARRDLLDAPAPSGRKY, via the coding sequence ATGGCGACGGAGGTCCCGGACACCACTCGGTCGAGCGACGACGAAGCGACGGACGCACCACACCCTGCCTTCGAAGGCTACGCGGCGGAGTCGCCGCCACAGGCCGCCGTCGGCGCGCCCGGCAAGGACGGCGTGCTGGAACTTCGCTTCGCGCCGACCCGCGGCGGGACGAAACTCGTCCACGACTACGCGACGGTGCCGTTCCACGTCTCGGGGACGCTCGGCCACGACCCGCACCCAGACGCCGAGACGGTGTTCCTCCAGTCGCCGACGGGCGGTATCGCGCAGGGCGACCGCCACGACGTGACGATTGCCGTCGAAGGCGACGGGGTCGCACACGTCTCCACGCAGAGTTCCACGAAGGTCCAGTCGATGAACGCCAACTACGCCGCCGCCGACGCGACGCTCTCGGTCGGTGCGGGCGGGCATCTGGACTACGTGCCGGAACCGACCATCCTGCACGCCGACTCGCGGTACTATCAGGACCTCACACTCGAACTCGCGGACGACGCGACGGCCGCTCTCGGCGATATCGTCGTCCCGGGGCGTCTCGCCCGCGGCGAGCGCTTCGAGTTCGAGCGATACCTCTCGCGGGTCCGCGTCCACGGGCCGGACGGACTCCTGTTCGAGGACGCGACGCACCTCACGCCTGCGGAATCGGACCCGACGGCCCCCGGCGTCCTCGGCGAGTTCACCGTCTACGGGACGCTGTTCGTCGTCGCGCCCGACGCCGACACGGCGGCGCTCTCTGACGCCCTCCACGAGGTGGCCACAGAGGCAGACGCCGAGGGGCGGGCCGCGGCGACCGAACTCCCGAACGAGTCGGGGGTCGTGGTCCGAGCGCTGGCCGACCGCGCCGAGACGGCCCAGTCCGCGCTCCACGCCGCGTGGGACCACGCCCGCCGCGACCTACTGGACGCGCCCGCGCCGTCGGGGAGGAAGTACTGA
- a CDS encoding urease accessory protein UreE, with the protein MLVADTYLGHEDDDGLADRLAEADTVTVVLSDTDRRRSRVRTETTDGEDIGIVVARDLGDGDVLETEDGTLVVVELAAIDALVLDFAAADVSPTAALELGHALGNRHWDLAMRDGEALFPVPDTRERMLAAVEEDLPPGVTTRFEDVPPTTFDDDGADHRHGGEGHTHSHDDHGHSHADGHAHSHSHDHGHGVRTIDGDER; encoded by the coding sequence ATGCTCGTCGCCGACACTTACCTCGGACACGAGGACGACGACGGCCTCGCCGACCGACTGGCCGAGGCCGACACCGTCACCGTCGTCCTCTCGGACACCGACCGGCGACGCTCTCGGGTGCGGACCGAGACGACCGACGGTGAGGACATCGGCATCGTCGTCGCCCGCGACTTGGGAGACGGCGACGTGCTTGAAACCGAGGACGGGACGCTCGTCGTGGTCGAACTCGCCGCAATCGACGCGCTCGTACTGGACTTCGCGGCGGCCGACGTGTCGCCGACGGCCGCGCTGGAACTGGGCCACGCGCTCGGTAACCGCCACTGGGACCTCGCGATGCGCGACGGCGAGGCGCTGTTTCCCGTGCCGGACACCCGCGAGCGGATGCTGGCCGCCGTCGAGGAGGACCTGCCGCCCGGTGTGACGACCCGCTTCGAGGACGTGCCGCCGACCACGTTCGACGACGACGGGGCGGACCACAGGCACGGCGGCGAGGGGCACACTCATTCGCACGACGACCACGGACACAGTCACGCCGACGGCCACGCGCACTCGCACAGCCACGACCACGGCCACGGCGTCCGCACTATCGACGGGGACGAGCGATGA
- a CDS encoding urease accessory protein UreF, with protein MSDDATLEAFRLADSFLPVGTYTVSYGLEQFVADDRVTDAEELHALLETYLRRQVGPAELVALRTAHAAARTGDLDTICAADRRLAAVTLAAEFRESAQQSGDRLLSLQRDLREDDLLESYAEAVTDGDAPGNYAVVLGVTTALAGIDARQACLLCCHGFVTGLLGAAQRLLSLGHTDAQRILDDLRPVMADAVESSADRSIDDMTPFAPLLDVLAADHERAERRLFAS; from the coding sequence ATGAGCGACGACGCCACCCTCGAAGCGTTCCGCCTCGCCGACTCGTTCCTGCCGGTCGGGACCTACACCGTCTCCTACGGCCTCGAACAGTTCGTCGCGGACGACCGCGTGACCGACGCCGAGGAGTTGCACGCGCTACTGGAGACGTACCTCCGTCGGCAGGTCGGTCCGGCGGAACTGGTGGCGCTTCGCACCGCACACGCCGCCGCCCGAACGGGCGACCTCGACACTATCTGCGCGGCCGACCGCCGCCTCGCGGCGGTGACGCTGGCCGCGGAGTTCCGGGAGAGCGCCCAGCAGTCGGGCGACCGCCTGCTCTCGCTCCAACGGGACCTCCGCGAGGACGACCTGTTGGAGTCGTACGCGGAGGCCGTTACCGACGGCGACGCGCCCGGCAACTACGCCGTCGTCCTCGGCGTCACGACGGCACTGGCGGGCATCGACGCGCGGCAGGCGTGTCTGCTGTGCTGTCACGGCTTCGTCACCGGACTGCTGGGGGCGGCCCAGCGACTCCTCTCGCTCGGCCACACCGACGCCCAGCGAATCTTGGACGACCTGCGACCGGTGATGGCCGACGCCGTCGAATCGAGTGCCGACCGCTCGATTGACGACATGACACCGTTCGCCCCGCTACTCGACGTTCTCGCCGCCGACCACGAACGGGCCGAGCGCAGACTGTTCGCGAGCTAA
- a CDS encoding histidine kinase has product MATQTPTDTGVVLEDWQAGVVGGIAGAAVMAVLISVMNPGVLTGAIPGLYGLSGGVAGWAVHLSHGAVLGVVFAAVVESGVVDRSVGSTVGLGILWGVVTWVVLAALVMPVWLSAVGFPAAPPFPNFAIPSLLWHVVYGGVLGVAYAALR; this is encoded by the coding sequence ATGGCAACACAGACTCCAACAGACACCGGCGTCGTCCTCGAGGACTGGCAGGCCGGTGTCGTCGGTGGTATCGCTGGCGCGGCGGTCATGGCGGTCCTCATCTCGGTGATGAACCCAGGCGTGCTGACGGGCGCGATTCCCGGCCTGTACGGCCTCTCCGGTGGTGTCGCGGGCTGGGCGGTGCACCTCTCGCACGGCGCGGTTCTCGGCGTGGTCTTCGCGGCCGTCGTCGAGTCCGGCGTCGTCGACCGGTCGGTCGGGTCCACGGTCGGCCTCGGGATTCTCTGGGGCGTCGTGACGTGGGTGGTCCTCGCCGCCCTCGTGATGCCCGTGTGGCTGAGCGCCGTCGGATTCCCGGCGGCCCCGCCGTTCCCGAACTTCGCGATTCCGAGCCTCCTCTGGCACGTCGTCTACGGCGGCGTCTTGGGCGTAGCGTACGCGGCGCTTCGGTAA
- a CDS encoding M20 family metallopeptidase, whose translation MHVADLTRELVAIPSHEGESAAADFLVSWLESNTDAAVSRDDHDNVVARKGAGDESLALVGHHDVVPPDDAQVDADGGYVVREADGRLYGRGTADMKGCVAAAMLAFADADTPDEGELVFASFAGEEQGGVGCRAAIDAGFAPDYAVVGEGSTGYSGPGVTDVAVAHKGRRGSTIVAEGAAAHASEPEAGENAIYRATDAVDVVRALDFPSTDVLGHELSGSVAVTEIEGGSAWNVIPERCEATVDERTVPGERAPIERAEDIPGVSVRVDQDLPPMACGDADFADAVLDAAADAQDGAPEHVVKPHATDAGWLAETGTDCVVVGAAEPGEAHTATESVAVDVLERCQRIYAGVAASWLA comes from the coding sequence ATGCACGTCGCGGACCTCACGCGCGAACTGGTCGCGATTCCGAGCCACGAGGGCGAGTCGGCCGCCGCCGACTTCCTCGTCTCGTGGCTCGAGTCGAACACCGACGCCGCCGTCTCCCGAGACGACCACGACAACGTGGTCGCGCGGAAGGGCGCGGGCGACGAGTCGCTGGCTCTCGTGGGTCATCACGACGTGGTTCCGCCGGACGACGCGCAGGTCGACGCCGACGGCGGGTACGTCGTTCGAGAGGCAGACGGCCGCCTCTACGGCCGCGGGACCGCCGACATGAAGGGATGCGTCGCGGCCGCGATGTTGGCGTTCGCCGACGCGGACACGCCCGACGAGGGGGAACTCGTCTTCGCCTCTTTCGCCGGGGAAGAGCAGGGCGGCGTGGGTTGTCGGGCCGCTATCGACGCGGGGTTCGCACCGGACTACGCCGTCGTCGGCGAGGGGTCGACGGGCTACTCCGGGCCGGGGGTCACCGACGTGGCCGTCGCCCACAAGGGCCGCCGCGGGTCGACCATCGTCGCCGAGGGCGCGGCCGCCCACGCCAGCGAACCGGAAGCAGGTGAGAACGCCATCTACCGCGCGACGGACGCCGTCGACGTGGTCCGGGCCCTCGACTTCCCGTCGACGGACGTGCTGGGACACGAACTCTCGGGGAGCGTCGCCGTCACGGAAATCGAGGGCGGGTCGGCGTGGAACGTGATTCCCGAACGTTGCGAGGCGACCGTCGACGAGCGGACGGTCCCGGGCGAGCGCGCACCCATCGAGCGGGCAGAGGACATTCCGGGCGTCTCCGTCCGCGTCGACCAAGACCTGCCGCCGATGGCCTGCGGGGACGCGGACTTCGCGGACGCCGTCCTCGACGCGGCCGCCGACGCACAGGACGGCGCGCCCGAACACGTCGTCAAACCGCACGCGACGGACGCCGGATGGCTGGCCGAGACCGGCACGGACTGCGTGGTCGTCGGCGCGGCCGAACCCGGCGAGGCCCACACCGCCACCGAGAGCGTCGCTGTCGACGTGCTGGAGCGATGCCAGCGAATCTACGCGGGCGTCGCCGCGTCGTGGCTGGCGTGA
- a CDS encoding carboxypeptidase M32 — MATTSETESTYEQFIDHVKRLHYVGDAGGVLQWDQQVMMPSGGTPARAKQSSALSTVHHDMLTDDRLGEWLDELDDADLEPEQEAVVREVRRDYERAVRVPSDLVERISEASSNALPVWEEAKAEDDFEMFADTLEEMVELRREYAAAIDPDRDPYEVLFEEYEPYLGIDTAEEILTRLRDELVPLIDDIADSDVTLADPFEGTYDDDTQQELVEEALDTLGYDWDHGRLDTAPHPFSTGTQFDARVTTRFEPDDPMGAIGSTIHEFGHATYTLGLPQEQYGTPLGDNRDLSVHESQSRFWENHVGRSRPFWDLFTDTANEHLGTDATPREFYEAANEVYEDNLIRVEADELTYHMHIILRFEIERDLIRGDLAVEDVPEVWNEKMAEYLGIRPDTDAEGCLQDIHWTNGAIGYFPTYTLGSVLAAQLDHHLRADVGDVDSLVREGDFGPVHEWLTENVHRHGARYETDDLIREATGESFTADYFLEYADAKYRDLYDC; from the coding sequence ATGGCAACGACTAGCGAGACAGAGTCGACCTACGAGCAGTTCATCGACCACGTCAAGCGCCTCCACTACGTCGGCGACGCCGGTGGCGTCCTCCAGTGGGACCAGCAGGTGATGATGCCCTCCGGTGGCACGCCCGCCCGCGCCAAGCAGTCCTCCGCGCTGTCGACGGTCCACCACGACATGCTGACCGACGACCGGTTGGGCGAGTGGTTGGACGAACTCGACGACGCCGACCTCGAACCCGAACAGGAAGCCGTCGTTCGCGAAGTCCGCCGGGACTACGAGCGAGCGGTGCGGGTCCCATCCGACCTCGTCGAGCGCATCTCCGAGGCGTCCTCGAACGCCCTCCCGGTCTGGGAAGAGGCGAAGGCCGAGGACGACTTCGAGATGTTCGCCGACACCCTCGAAGAGATGGTCGAACTCCGCCGTGAGTACGCCGCGGCCATCGACCCCGACCGCGACCCCTACGAAGTCCTCTTCGAGGAGTACGAGCCGTATCTGGGCATCGATACCGCCGAGGAGATTCTGACCCGCCTGCGCGACGAACTCGTCCCGCTCATCGACGACATCGCCGACAGCGACGTGACGCTCGCAGACCCCTTCGAGGGGACCTACGACGACGACACCCAGCAGGAACTCGTCGAGGAAGCCCTCGATACGCTCGGGTACGACTGGGACCACGGCCGACTGGACACCGCGCCCCACCCGTTCTCGACGGGGACGCAGTTCGACGCCCGCGTGACGACGCGGTTCGAACCGGACGACCCGATGGGCGCAATCGGGTCGACCATCCACGAGTTCGGCCACGCCACCTACACGCTCGGCCTGCCACAGGAACAGTACGGAACGCCGCTGGGCGACAACCGCGACCTCTCTGTCCACGAGTCACAGTCGCGGTTCTGGGAGAACCACGTCGGCCGCTCCCGGCCGTTCTGGGACCTGTTTACCGACACCGCGAACGAGCATCTGGGGACCGACGCCACGCCGCGGGAGTTCTACGAGGCCGCCAACGAGGTGTACGAGGACAACCTGATTCGGGTGGAAGCGGACGAACTCACCTACCACATGCACATCATCCTCCGCTTCGAAATCGAACGCGACCTCATCCGCGGCGACCTCGCCGTAGAGGACGTGCCCGAAGTCTGGAACGAGAAGATGGCGGAGTATCTGGGCATCCGCCCCGACACCGACGCCGAGGGCTGTCTGCAGGACATCCACTGGACCAACGGCGCTATCGGCTACTTCCCGACCTACACGCTCGGGTCGGTGCTGGCCGCCCAACTGGACCACCACCTCCGCGCGGACGTGGGCGACGTGGACTCGCTCGTCCGCGAGGGCGACTTCGGCCCCGTTCACGAGTGGCTGACGGAGAACGTCCACCGCCACGGCGCGCGCTACGAGACGGACGACCTGATTCGCGAGGCGACCGGCGAGTCGTTCACGGCCGACTACTTCTTGGAGTACGCCGACGCGAAGTACCGGGACCTCTACGACTGCTGA
- the ubaA gene encoding SAMP-activating enzyme E1, with the protein MRPDLDPEQLDRYSRHIIMDDVGPAGQAALLDSSVLVVGAGGLGSPVLQYLAAAGIGTLGIVDDDVVERSNLQRQVIHADADVGRPKVESAREFVTDLNPDVTVETHELRLASDNAAGLVAEYDVVVDASDNFATRFLVNDACTLSGTPFSHGAVFRFEGQVTTFTGDGPCYRCLFPEAPPEGTVPDCSTAGVLGVLPGTVGCMQATEVVKLVMGYGETLDGRLLAYDASAMTVDEVPVAPNPDCPVCGDDPAIDGVADAAYEGRCSLADD; encoded by the coding sequence ATGCGACCGGACTTAGACCCCGAACAACTCGACCGCTACTCCCGGCACATCATCATGGACGATGTGGGACCGGCGGGACAGGCGGCCCTGCTCGATTCGTCGGTGCTCGTCGTCGGCGCGGGCGGTCTGGGGTCGCCGGTCCTCCAGTATCTCGCGGCCGCCGGAATCGGGACGCTGGGTATCGTCGACGACGACGTGGTCGAGCGGTCGAACCTCCAGCGACAGGTGATTCACGCCGACGCCGACGTTGGACGGCCGAAAGTCGAGAGCGCCCGCGAGTTCGTCACCGACCTGAACCCCGATGTGACCGTCGAGACGCACGAACTGCGCCTCGCGAGCGACAACGCCGCCGGACTCGTCGCGGAGTACGACGTTGTCGTCGACGCCTCCGACAACTTCGCGACCCGATTTCTGGTCAACGACGCCTGCACGCTCTCCGGGACGCCCTTCTCGCACGGCGCGGTGTTCCGGTTCGAGGGACAGGTGACGACGTTCACCGGCGACGGGCCGTGCTACCGCTGCCTGTTCCCCGAAGCGCCGCCGGAGGGGACGGTCCCGGACTGCTCGACGGCGGGCGTCCTCGGCGTCCTCCCCGGCACCGTCGGATGCATGCAGGCCACCGAAGTCGTCAAACTCGTGATGGGCTACGGCGAGACGCTGGACGGCCGCTTACTGGCCTACGACGCCAGCGCGATGACCGTCGACGAGGTACCCGTCGCCCCCAATCCCGACTGCCCAGTCTGTGGTGACGACCCGGCAATCGACGGGGTCGCGGACGCCGCCTACGAGGGGCGCTGTTCGCTGGCCGACGACTGA
- a CDS encoding cobalamin-binding protein, with translation MRVVTLLPSATEIVYALGMEPVGVSHECDYPPAAREQPSVNRSRVDPEASSGEINEQVAEAESGDGVYAIDREALATLDPDVVITQGVCDVCAVDHVQVAEAVADLGLDAEVLTLDVHSLEDLFESIHRVGAAIDRDEEATDLVATLRERVAAVETTAARAEATPTVAVLDWLDPVMVAGHWIPEMVEMAGGAYGMAERGAHSRPREWDEVREYDPDVLVAAPCGFDIAQTRENLDDLTERPGFDDLSAVRDGRAFVMDGHHYVNRSGPRLVDTLEFLAALVHPELFDAPPRDAVQAFSTLRA, from the coding sequence ATGCGCGTCGTCACCCTGCTCCCCTCGGCCACGGAAATCGTCTACGCCCTCGGGATGGAACCCGTCGGCGTCTCCCACGAATGCGACTATCCCCCGGCGGCCCGCGAGCAACCGTCGGTCAACCGCTCGCGCGTCGACCCGGAAGCGTCGAGCGGTGAGATAAACGAACAGGTCGCGGAGGCCGAGAGCGGCGACGGCGTCTACGCAATCGACCGGGAGGCGCTGGCGACCCTCGACCCGGACGTAGTCATCACACAGGGCGTCTGTGACGTGTGCGCCGTCGACCACGTCCAAGTGGCCGAGGCAGTCGCGGACCTCGGCCTCGACGCGGAGGTGCTGACGCTCGACGTCCACAGCCTCGAGGACCTGTTCGAGTCTATCCACCGCGTCGGCGCGGCAATCGACCGCGACGAGGAAGCGACCGACCTCGTCGCGACCCTCCGCGAACGAGTGGCCGCCGTCGAGACGACGGCCGCACGGGCCGAGGCGACGCCGACCGTCGCCGTCCTCGATTGGCTGGACCCGGTGATGGTCGCGGGCCACTGGATACCCGAGATGGTCGAGATGGCGGGCGGCGCGTACGGCATGGCCGAACGGGGCGCACACTCCCGCCCGCGCGAGTGGGACGAAGTGCGCGAGTACGACCCCGACGTACTCGTGGCCGCGCCCTGTGGCTTCGACATCGCACAGACCCGCGAGAACCTCGACGACCTGACCGAACGCCCGGGATTCGACGACCTCTCGGCGGTCCGAGACGGACGTGCCTTCGTGATGGACGGCCACCACTACGTCAACCGCTCGGGGCCGCGATTGGTGGATACGCTGGAGTTTCTGGCGGCTTTGGTCCACCCCGAGTTGTTCGACGCGCCGCCGCGGGACGCGGTGCAGGCCTTCTCCACACTACGGGCCTGA
- a CDS encoding RNA-binding protein, with product MNVKSRHHLRSDEVDAIATALTDNLGVELDADSFEKVEFDDSDWNVVLVDGEPLVLYVDDDPFLTVRGANEYPPEKHVVTVDTGAISFVSDGADIMRPGITEADDDIAEGDLVAINEESHGKFLAIGRAMADGDDMVGDSGKVVGSIHHVGDDLFEFSV from the coding sequence ATGAACGTCAAATCGCGGCATCACCTCCGGTCGGACGAGGTCGACGCCATCGCGACGGCCCTGACCGACAACCTCGGCGTCGAACTGGACGCCGACAGTTTCGAGAAGGTCGAGTTCGACGACAGCGACTGGAACGTGGTCCTCGTCGACGGGGAACCGCTCGTCCTCTACGTCGACGACGACCCCTTCCTCACCGTCCGGGGGGCCAACGAGTATCCTCCGGAGAAACACGTCGTCACGGTCGACACCGGCGCTATCTCGTTCGTCTCGGACGGCGCGGACATCATGCGGCCGGGCATCACCGAGGCCGACGACGACATCGCCGAGGGTGACCTCGTCGCCATCAACGAGGAGTCCCACGGGAAGTTCCTCGCCATCGGCCGCGCGATGGCCGACGGCGACGACATGGTCGGGGACTCGGGGAAAGTTGTCGGGTCCATCCACCACGTCGGCGACGACCTGTTCGAGTTCTCGGTGTAG
- a CDS encoding cell division protein SepF: MGLMSKILGESGTSRKTDDYVELNADDFEAAATETERQVRIAQISGKQDVIEIKDAVYDGDIVIADITRHSTQDRTMEHISDELKQVANEVGGDIVQKDDDQLIITPAGVGIARERL; encoded by the coding sequence ATGGGACTCATGAGCAAGATTCTCGGTGAGTCGGGGACCTCCCGCAAGACCGACGACTACGTCGAACTCAACGCCGACGACTTCGAGGCCGCCGCCACCGAGACGGAGCGCCAGGTCCGAATCGCCCAGATAAGCGGCAAGCAAGACGTTATCGAAATCAAGGACGCCGTCTACGACGGCGACATCGTCATCGCCGACATCACGCGCCACTCCACGCAGGACCGGACGATGGAACACATCAGCGACGAACTCAAACAGGTCGCCAACGAAGTCGGCGGCGACATCGTCCAGAAAGACGACGACCAACTCATCATCACGCCCGCGGGCGTCGGCATCGCTCGCGAACGGCTCTGA